The genome window GCACTcatggccgacaacgaggcactctaaagccgCCGCGCGCCAGCTCAACATCCCAGTTGAGTCccagtgagtgtaaatggttgtttgtctctgtgctctgccattggctggcgactctaaagtaaatggatggatggatcttttaaTAGACTACGTGTTTCTTCCTGCAGCTGTGTGGCTGGAGAGCGGCAATATCAGAATGGTGTGCTGTGTTATCTGGCTAGTGGCTGCAGTGTGGTCCAGCTTCCCTCTCTTTGGTTGGGGCGAGTATGTCCCTGAGCCCTACGGACTGTCCTGCACCGTCGCCTGGCGAGGCTACCACACCTCAGCCAAGGACGCCTTCTACGTCATCTGCTCCTTCGTGTGCTTTACGCTACTTCCTGTCCTGCTCATCGTGATGTCCCATTGCCAGATCCTCTACAAGGTGTCCCGCTTCTCCTATTCGCTGTCGGCGCGAGGCATCCATAACAACCTGCGGCATGCTGAAAAACGATTGTCTATGGTGAGCTGTGGACTGTTtgttctgtgttgttgtttaccCTGTGAACTTGTTTCTTGTCAGTGCTATGCTAGGTCCACTTTTCATTTTATCTTAATGCAGTGGGAGTTTTGATATGAAATGGGGTGGCACTTGGGTGTGCTACATAGAAGGAAAATTAttgtacagtggtgtcttgatgTACAAGTATAAAGGATGCCAGCTCACGCTGTACGAATATACATTAGCAAAACCTCACTCCTCGAAGACTTCAAAAGTGTGTGCTGGCCGCCGGGTTCGCTGACAACAAATCTTCAGTGGGGCTGGTGAACCGCCCTGGATCTCTTGGTGTGGGTGGTGTCCTGTCGATCGGGTCGTTCTGAGTTGGGCCCCTGGGCCCACCTTCCCCTTTTGGCTGGTGGGGTGAGGTACTATGTCCCCATTGTGCTGGCACAGCAATCCCAGGGCACCTCTGTCAGTTATTGTGCATGCAAGATGGTGTCACTTTACTTGCATGTGTTTGCAGAGACACACCCGTGGGACTTAGttgcttggtgtggggccacttcTGAATTGCTATAAACAACTTTCATGACCTTACGAACGTCTTGGGTTGTCCCCTCACTAGCACTCCGTTTTGACAGATGTTAAGAACACTCACCACACTCCAGTTGCACAGCCGGGTCAACTACCCTTATCCTGCTCTCTTCTCTTCCTGTCCTGACCTGTCCTATCCTACATTGTCCTGTTCTCctctcacagggtgtagcactactgtccCGTACAAAACCCTAATCCAATGTGACATTGTAGTGTGCATATAATGCTTTTTTTagctaatgtcctgtctttCTTGTCTATTTTCTGTCctctccattttcttttgtgccACTCCCCTTCAAAACCTTGTTCTGTCCGACTGAAAATTTCAGTATCCATCATAATACattaacacaaacagtggagtagctcatgtagacagataattatgaatgctttattattattatcatagtcaagatttttgagaaaattctttttaatcaactcagcaatttcttgaactgaaatggactttttgacaaatttcaatcaggtttccaaactcatcacagtacagaatctgctcttatcaatgtgctaaatgatataagtttgaatactgactcgggaaaggtgtcaattctggtcttgttggacctcagtgcggcttttcatacggtagatcataatatactgctgaacaagttggaaacgtgtttaggactaaatggaacagtccttaaatggttcaggtcctacctggagggaaaggagttattttgtaaccattggaagtgttcaatcgaatggcaatgacctatggggtccctcaagggacagttcttggacccctcctattcagcctgtatatgctacccctgggtcaaattcttcagaactttaattttgactatcatagctatgcagatgacacatagTTATATccagcagtgtctccagatgactacagttcaattgaggtgttgtgtcactgtctaaaacagataaataactggatgagccgaAATTGTCTCTAAACcgcaacaaaactgagataattatttttggcaataaagaaaataggattgctgttagtaaatacctggagtcactctctttaaaaaccaaagaccaagtccgaaaccttggtgttctgatagattccgacctgactttcaacagtcatatcaaatcaattactaaaactcccttctaccatctgaagaacatatacAGGGTGAAAATCTTGCACGTGttaagcagaccaggagaagctcatccatgcttttatctcaagtagacttgactattgtaatggtcttctgactggactccctaaaaagagcattaaacagctgcagctcattcagaatgctgcagctcaggttctgaccagagcaaagaggtcagaactTATTACTCGAATTCTAAAGTccttacactggcttccagtcagctttagaatagattttaaagttctgtgattggctggcgaccagttcagggtgtaccccgcctctcgcccgaagatagctcggataggctccaccacgctcGCGGCCCTTGTGACGataaagcggtgcagaaaatggatggatggatggattactcaatgttttataaagtacaataaaacacaaaggtTTTGACTCTGCATAACTGAATTACAGACCCTGTAaatctactgtatgtgccaTTTCCACTACTGACTACATTACAGAAGTCTCAAATAAAAATTCCAACTATTCAAAATATAACTACGCCTAGTCAGAAAGACGACGTTGATTTCTACAATATTTATTCCAGTTAAACTCAGCTTTTGAACATATTTTCACCTTGTGTGCCGCCACATGACAGCACACATGACGGCAGCTAAGTGAATTGTGAAAAGGCATTTTGGGGGCCACAAATAAGCAGCCCGCTATACGTTACTTTCCATGGGGCATAATTGTAGATTAATAGTGACAAAAGCTAGAAATTATGTCATTTGTTGTAAAGAAGCCTTCATTATTTCTAaagtcattttcttttatttatcaatttcttcccccagatgtttttctgtatAAGTGTTGGCTTTATCATTGCCTGGACGCCGTACGCCGTCGTTTCCTTCCTTTTCATATTCCACAAGGAGAACCAGTACATGGCTCCAGAGGGCTTCGTTTTCCCCGCCCTCTTTGCCAAAAGTTCCCACATCTACAACCCCTTCATTTACTTCTACTTCAACAAGACATTCCAGAAGGAGCTCCAGTCCCTGTTGGTCTCTTTCTGTCCCAAAATGGGGGGGAATCGGGTGGGCGTCCAGGTCGCTCCGAGCCACCTGGCTCCCGAGCCCATCTATATCCAGCTCCAGGAGAGAGGTTACATCCGCGAGGCCTTTGTTTTATCTAAGGATCAGACACGGAGCAAGAGCAAGAGTAAGAGCACGAGCAAGAGCACAGGCAAAGGATCTGAAGGTACCAGCAGTGACCATGTGCAAGCAAGACTGCTGAACACCTGCTGGGGGTCCTCACCAATGAACGCCCAAATCATCTTGAAAAAGCAAACTACCAGCAATTCTTTGCCAGCCTCTGTGAGCTCTCTTTAGACAAGGCTACTGCCcagctcattattattatcattattattagcgCCAATGAATTGTATAGAGCCAGGCAGTGAATTCATtagcaaacattcacattgtcGTCTCGCATTCCCTATAAAAGGTGCACTGTTACTTTGTTGAGGGTTTGTGGTTAAACAAGTTTGTACCCCAATTAAAAGATATTGTTATGTTCTGTGGTGTATTAAGTAACGTTAGGGGTTATTGTTCCTTGGttaatttctcttttttgtgtctcaacaggcggcacggtgagtgactggttagagcgtctgcctcacagttctgaggaccggggttcaatccccggccccgcctgtgtggagtttgcatgttctccctgtgcctgcgtgggttttctccgggcactccggtttcctccc of Phyllopteryx taeniolatus isolate TA_2022b chromosome 18, UOR_Ptae_1.2, whole genome shotgun sequence contains these proteins:
- the opn8c gene encoding opsin 8, group member c → MFFCISVGFIIAWTPYAVVSFLFIFHKENQYMAPEGFVFPALFAKSSHIYNPFIYFYFNKTFQKELQSLLVSFCPKMGGNRVGVQVAPSHLAPEPIYIQLQERGYIREAFVLSKDQTRSKSKSKSTSKSTGKGSEGTSSDHVQARLLNTCWGSSPMNAQIILKKQTTSNSLPASVSSL